Genomic window (Gemmatimonadaceae bacterium):
CGTCACCATCGCGCCGTGCCGGAAGCCGAAGTTGTCGCGGATGACCTTGACCATCGGCACCAGGCAGTTGGTGGTGCACGAGGCGTTGGACATGATGTGATGCGTGGCGTTGTCGTACTTGTCGTGGTTCACGCCCATCACGATGGTGATGTCCTCGCCCTTGGCGGGGGCCGAGATGATCACCTTCCGGGCCCCGCCGTCGATGTGCTTCTGCGCGTCTGGGGCGTTGGTGAAGCGTCCGGTCGATTCGAGGACGATGTCGACGCCGAGTTCCTTCCACGGGAGCGCCGACGGGTCCTTCTGCGCGTAGACCTTGATCGTGTCGCCGTCGATCGTGATCGAGTCGGCGGTCGACTCGACCGTTCCCTTGTAGGTGCGATGGACCGAGTCGTACTTGAACAGGTGCGCCAGCGTCTTGGTGTCGGTCAGGTCGTTGACGGCCACGAAGTCGATCGCGGCCCCCTGCTCCTTGGCCGCGCGAATGACCTGACGTCCGATGCGGCCGAAGCCGTTGATGCCAACTCGAATACCCATATCTGCGCTCATCCTCGCGAAAGCCATGTAGGCGGCTGGTCACCCGCTGCGCGGGCCCGGCCGAAGGTGACGTAGCTGACGATTCGCGCCCCGGCGTTCCACAACGTGGTGGCGCACTCGTTCAGGGTCGCCGCGGTCGTGACGACGTCATCGACCAACATGACATGGGCGCCGCGCACTTTCGCCGGCGCCCCTGCGACGAGCCTGAAGGCATCGGCAACGTTGCGCAAACGCTCTGCTGGTGTCAATCGCGTTTGCGACGGTGTTGCCTTCGGGCGTTCGATGACATCATCCCACACCGGAATGCCCCATCGTGGGGCAAGGGCGAGCGCCAACTCCCGGCTCTGGTTGAAGCCGCGCTCGCGCTCCCGTGCCGCGGCGAGCGGGACCGGAATGAGCGCCGCGCGCTCGGCCACCACGTCGTCGGGCCAGTCCAGGCGCGACATCCGCTCCGCCATTTCGCGCGCGATCGACTTCCACCCCTCGTACTTGAGCGCGTACACCATCCGCTCGGCGTCGCCGCCCGGGACCCAGCACCACGAGCGCGCCGCGCGCACGAACGGAGGGAGCAGCACACACCAGCGGCAACTCTCCGTCCCCACCGGGTGCCCGCAGCGCGCGCAGCGCGGGCGCGGGAGCGCCGTCACGCGTGACCAGCACGTGGCGCAGGCGATGGCGTCGACGTTGGGAGGAATGAGGCGCTCGCACGCTACGCAATGTCGTGGCAGGAGGAGCGCCTCGAGCGCCGCGGCACCTTCGCGCGCCCCGCGCACCGCCACCTGCAACCCCGCGCGCATGAGCGCCCCGACACGATCGCGAGGCGAAGCCTGTCCCCCGAACTCTGTCCCCATGCCGCCCTCTTCGCTGGTGTGGCGATGGGTGGCGCGCGCGAGCCCACGCTCGTTGCGCCTGCGCAGGCCGCGCGCGCGCGGTTCCGCGTGTGCGTGTGCACGTGCCCTCGCACGTGCGCGCGCACGGCGCAGCGGCGCGGCTACGGTCGAGCGGCGCGTTGCAGGGCGTCCCGCATCACCGCGAGATCTGCGGCGCGAGCGAACCACCGCTCGAACGATCTGGCGCCCTGATGCAACAACATCTCGATGCCGTCCAGCGCCGCGTGTCCCGCTGCGCGTGCCTCGCGCACCCATCGCGTTTCGCCAGGACGATACACCAGGTCCATCACGCGAGCGTCACGTGGGAGCGCGGCGAGGCCCAGGGGGAGGGCATCGTCGCGCATGCCGACCGGCGTGGCGTTGATCACGAGCGTTGCCCCCGACAAGGCATCCGACGCCGAGCCCGCCAGCCGCACCAGGGCGGGAAAGCGTGCCGCCAACGCCGCGCTTCGCGATGCGGTGCGGGCAAAGACGCGCACCTGCGCACCGGGCCAGCGTTCGATGGCGGCACAGACCGCGGAGGCCGAGCCGCCGCTCCCCAGCAGTGCCACGCGCGCCGACGCGCGCTCGACGCCCAGGGCATCGGCCAACGCCTCGATCCCGTGCACGTCGGTGTTGTCGCCAACCAGTCGCCCGGTGGCATCGACCCAGAACGTATTCACGGCCCCGGCGCGTTCGGCCAGCTCGCTGCGAGCGGCGCAGGCGCGGTACACGGCGTCCTTGTGCGGAATGGTGACGTTCCCCGCGGCGCGTTGGGCCAGGAGTAGCTGCAAGACACCAGAGAGCGCGTCCGGCGGGACGTCGAGCGCCTCGTACGCGAGCGGGATCCCCGCCGCGCGCAGCGCGGCGTTCTGGAAGGCGGGCGAGAGGGAGTGCGAGACCGGGTGACCGAGGAGGACGAGCCGCCCCGGCAGCGGTGCCGTCACGCCGGCTCGGGCGTGAGCGCGTCGAAGACGCGGCGTATTTCGCGCTGCAACTCCTCGAAGGTGGCGCGATACACGTCGAGCCCACCGCCGAACGGATCGCTCACCGCGATTCCTTCGCCCCCGGTGCGGGCGTACGACGTGAGGAGGTGCGCGCGCCCTTCGCCACCGAGCGCCAGGACGCGCTCCAGATGGTGCGGTCCCATGGTGAGGATCAGGTCCGACTCCTGCACGAGATCGCTCGTCAGTTGACGCGCCGAGTGTCCACCGAGATCGAGGTGCCGTTCGAGCGCCACGAGGAGGGAGCCGTCGGAGGCCGGGGCGCCATCCCAGGCGCTGGTGCCGGCGCTGGCGATCTCGATGTCCTCACGCCCTCGCTCGATGGCCTCGCGC
Coding sequences:
- the gap gene encoding type I glyceraldehyde-3-phosphate dehydrogenase, which codes for MGIRVGINGFGRIGRQVIRAAKEQGAAIDFVAVNDLTDTKTLAHLFKYDSVHRTYKGTVESTADSITIDGDTIKVYAQKDPSALPWKELGVDIVLESTGRFTNAPDAQKHIDGGARKVIISAPAKGEDITIVMGVNHDKYDNATHHIMSNASCTTNCLVPMVKVIRDNFGFRHGAMVTIHSYTNDQNILDLPHKDLRRARAAALSIIPTTTGAAKATSLVIPEVKGKIDGIAIRVPTPDVSLTELTVEVEKSTTVAEVNAALQAASQGGPLKGILGYSEVELVSSDYIGNAYSCIIDAKNTNVIDGTMVKVSGWYDNEWGYATRCVDLIQFVGAKL
- a CDS encoding ComF family protein, giving the protein MGTEFGGQASPRDRVGALMRAGLQVAVRGAREGAAALEALLLPRHCVACERLIPPNVDAIACATCWSRVTALPRPRCARCGHPVGTESCRWCVLLPPFVRAARSWCWVPGGDAERMVYALKYEGWKSIAREMAERMSRLDWPDDVVAERAALIPVPLAAARERERGFNQSRELALALAPRWGIPVWDDVIERPKATPSQTRLTPAERLRNVADAFRLVAGAPAKVRGAHVMLVDDVVTTAATLNECATTLWNAGARIVSYVTFGRARAAGDQPPTWLSRG
- a CDS encoding shikimate dehydrogenase — translated: MTAPLPGRLVLLGHPVSHSLSPAFQNAALRAAGIPLAYEALDVPPDALSGVLQLLLAQRAAGNVTIPHKDAVYRACAARSELAERAGAVNTFWVDATGRLVGDNTDVHGIEALADALGVERASARVALLGSGGSASAVCAAIERWPGAQVRVFARTASRSAALAARFPALVRLAGSASDALSGATLVINATPVGMRDDALPLGLAALPRDARVMDLVYRPGETRWVREARAAGHAALDGIEMLLHQGARSFERWFARAADLAVMRDALQRAARP
- a CDS encoding low molecular weight protein arginine phosphatase; amino-acid sequence: MKILFVCTGNTCRSPLAEAIARREAIERGREDIEIASAGTSAWDGAPASDGSLLVALERHLDLGGHSARQLTSDLVQESDLILTMGPHHLERVLALGGEGRAHLLTSYARTGGEGIAVSDPFGGGLDVYRATFEELQREIRRVFDALTPEPA